The Meiothermus sp. region GGCCCAGCAAATGGTGGTGGATACCCTGGCCCAGTTGGGGTTTCGCCGCCCCGACGAGATCGTTGCGCGCAGCCAAGCGGTGTTGCCCTATCTGCACCCGGCCGACGAGTGGTATCAGACCCTTAGCAACTACCAAGAGCGCGCCCGCAGCCTGATGGGGGGGAACCGGACGCTCAACTAATGCCCCCCTGCTCCGAGGCTGGGTCATCTGACCCAAGCCCTGCCGGAAAGCGCCCTACACTGGCATTAGAGGGAGTTATGCTCGAGTATATCGCCTTTGATGCCGACGACACCCTGTGGCATAGCGAGGCCCATTTTGGCGAGGCCCAGGCCCAGTTCAGGCTGCTGATGCAGCAATATCTGAACGGTTCATACGAGGATCGGTACCTTCAGGAGACCGAACAGCGCAATATTCAGCACTACGGCTATGGGGTCAAGGGCTTTGGTCTTTCCATGATCGAGACCGCCCTCGAGCTCACTCAAGGGCGCATCTCGCCCGAACACATCCGGTTTTTGGTCAACCTCACCAAGGAACTGCTGGCCGCCCCGGTACGGGTGCTGCCGGAGGTCGAGGCCGTCCTGGACGAGCTATCGGGCGACTATCCCTTGATGGTAATTACCAAGGGCGACTTGCTCGACCAGGAAACCAGGTTTTTGCGCTCGGGCCTGAGCGAGTATTTCCGTTGCCTCGAGGTGGTGAGCGAAAAAAACCCCTTTACCTATAGCCGCATCCTGCGACGGCACCGCATCCGCCCGGAGCGCTTTTTGATGGTGGGCAACAGCCTGCGCTCGGATATTTGGCCGGTGCTGGAAATAGGGGGGCAGGCGGTTTATATTCCCGCGCCGGGGGCACAAGAGCCCTTGCCAATGGACGATTCCACGCCGGGACAGTACGTAAGGCTGGGATCCATCGGTCAGTTGCCGGAGTGGCTGGAAGCCCGGCTACTGGCTGCATAACCCATCTGCGTTTTTGTTTTGCTTCTATTCTGAAATAGAAGCCGGGTGCACGCATACCATCCCGATAGCCCAACCTGCCTTCAACCCCCCGATGCCCGCCAGCCGCCTCCCTGGCGGGTTGGGGTTATATGGGTGCACAATGGTTTTCGGGTTTGAACAGTAGACTGTAAGACATGATTTTTTCGCTCGAGCAAGCCCCACCTGGGCTTCCCGAGGTGGCCGAGCTGCAAGCCCTGCAACAAGCGGGCCTGGCCGTAGCGCCTACCCTGGTGCTGGTGGGCCTCGAGGCCGAGTTTTACCAGTTAGGCAACCTGCCCGAGCAAATCAAGCGGGCCTTTGCCGGGGTATTTGGCGCCCGGCTGGACGAAGAAAAGCTCGAGCGGGCTTGCGCCTTCGCCGAAAAGCTCCTGCGGGAGTCGTACCTGCTACCCGAACGATCCGATGAACTCCGCTTAGCTTTGCCGGAAGGCCCGGTGCTGGTGCGGTATGCGGGGGAAGCCCCTTTTGGCCTCGAGGTGGGCCCCCAAGAAACCCTGTGGGCGCTCAAACGCCTGTGGGCCAGCCGCTGGCAACTGGATGCTGTACTTTCCCGCCAGCCCGAACTGGCCCCGCCCGAGGTGGCCAGCCTGGTGCAAAGCGTGGGGCCCACCCTAATCCTGGACGAGGTCTTGTCAGCCCGGGCCGGCGAGGTGCTGGGGCGCGCCGCTGCGGTCTGGGCCAGCGAGGGCCGGGTGGTGCGGATAGCCTAGGCCCGAAGGGAGAACCCGTGTACGACAGCCACCTGCATACCCCCCTTTGCAAGCATGCGGTGGGCGAGCCTGCCGAGTATGTGCGGGCCGCCCGGAAGGCGGGCCTGCTGGGCGTGGTCATGACCGACCACAGTCCCATGCCGGCCTGGTTCGACCCCGAGGTGCGTATGGAGCTCGAGGAGCTGCCTTTTTACCACGCCATGCTGGAAAAGGTGCGCTCGGAGGCGGGCGATTTTTATGTGGGGATTGGCCTCGAGGCCGACTTTCACCCCGGCACCGAGTACTTTGTGCGGCGGCTGCGCGGGCAGTACGACTACGACTACCTCATCGGCTCGGTGCACTACATCGGGGCCTGGCCCTTCGATAACCCCCACTACCAGTCCGAGTTCGAGGAGCGCGACCTGCGCGAGGTCTATCGCACCTACTTCAAGCTGGTGGCCGAGGCTGCCCGCACCGGCTTGTTTCACGCCATTGGGCACCTGGATTTACCCAAGGTGATGGGCTTCCGGCCCCCCGAGGGCTACGCCGACCTGGCCGAGGAGGCCTTGCAGGTGATCGCCGGGGAGGGGCTGGCCCTCGACGTAAACACCGCCGGGTGGCGCAAAAAGGCCGCCGAGATTTACCCCAGCCCCGAACTGCTGGCCCGGGCTGCACAGCTGCAAATCCCGGTGGTGCTGGGCTCCGATGCCCACCGCCCAGAGGATGTGGCCCACCGCTTCGACGAGGCCGTGGTGCTGCTACGCTCGGTAGGCTACCGCGAAGCCGTAGTGTACAGGGCCGGAAAGCCGGAGGCCTATGCGCTGGCCGATACCCCTAGCCCATAGCCAAGGAACCTCGTTGCATTTGTGGCGTTAGGCTATGGGTATGAACCGTAAAGACCTGGCGGGGATGCTCGAGTACGCCGCCGATCTGATGGAGGTGCTGGGCGAGGGCGAGTTTCGGGCCAAGGCCTACCGCAACGCCGCCCGCAACCTAGAGCAACAGGAAGCCGACCTGAACGAGCTGGCTGCCCGGG contains the following coding sequences:
- a CDS encoding histidinol-phosphatase, which translates into the protein MYDSHLHTPLCKHAVGEPAEYVRAARKAGLLGVVMTDHSPMPAWFDPEVRMELEELPFYHAMLEKVRSEAGDFYVGIGLEADFHPGTEYFVRRLRGQYDYDYLIGSVHYIGAWPFDNPHYQSEFEERDLREVYRTYFKLVAEAARTGLFHAIGHLDLPKVMGFRPPEGYADLAEEALQVIAGEGLALDVNTAGWRKKAAEIYPSPELLARAAQLQIPVVLGSDAHRPEDVAHRFDEAVVLLRSVGYREAVVYRAGKPEAYALADTPSP
- a CDS encoding HAD family hydrolase, with translation MLEYIAFDADDTLWHSEAHFGEAQAQFRLLMQQYLNGSYEDRYLQETEQRNIQHYGYGVKGFGLSMIETALELTQGRISPEHIRFLVNLTKELLAAPVRVLPEVEAVLDELSGDYPLMVITKGDLLDQETRFLRSGLSEYFRCLEVVSEKNPFTYSRILRRHRIRPERFLMVGNSLRSDIWPVLEIGGQAVYIPAPGAQEPLPMDDSTPGQYVRLGSIGQLPEWLEARLLAA